In Chaetodon trifascialis isolate fChaTrf1 chromosome 4, fChaTrf1.hap1, whole genome shotgun sequence, one DNA window encodes the following:
- the rx1 gene encoding retinal homeobox protein Rx1 codes for MHLSLDTMSMVDDSCLSPSNFHEMGKGGGIAAGGRVHSIDVILGFSKDQDPLLSPAGAPLPHKVDIDGLAEPGKQQEPSSHPTYSGHLPSLRNGSTEPQQHDTGLFTNKCDEELSELRKSVESDEGKSPEPCKDDQPKKKHRRNRTTFTTYQLHELERAFEKSHYPDVYSREELAMKVNLPEVRVQVWFQNRRAKWRRQEKMDASTMKLHDSPMLSFNRPAPVHTSMGPMTNSLPLDPWLSSPLSSTTPVHSIPGFMGPAQGLQPSYPSHSFLNSTPHPHPHSHPHPSMGQGMQSMAPPPYQCPAPYSDKYPLEDVDQRSSSIAALRMKAKEHIQSMDKTWQPM; via the exons ATGCATTTATCACTGGATACCATGAGCATGGTGGACGACAGCTGCCTCTCACCCAGCAACTTCCACGAAATGGGGAAAGGTGGGGGCATAGCTGCGGGGGGCCGCGTCCACAGCATTGATGTCATTCTAGGTTTCAGTAAAGACCAGGACCCCCTGCTCAGCCCTGCTGGAGCCCCACTACCCCATAAAGTGGACATAGATGGCCTAGCAGAGcctgggaagcagcaggagccCTCGTCACACCCGACCTACAGCGGGCACCTTCCCTCTCTGAGAAACGGCAGCACagagccgcagcagca CG ATACCGGCTTATTCACAAACAAATGTGACGAGGAACTGAGCGAGCTGAGGAAGAGTGTAGAGAGCGATGAAGGCAAGTCCCCAGAGCCATGCAAGGACGATCAGCCCAAGAAGAAGCACAGGCGCAACCGCACCACCTTCACCACCTACCAGCTGCATGAGCTGGAGCGTGCCTTTGAGAAGTCCCACTACCCAGACGTGTACAGCCGTGAGGAGCTCGCCATGAAGGTGAACCTCCCGGAGGTCCGAGTTCAG GTCTGGTTCCAGAACCGCAGAGCTAAATGGCGTCGGCAGGAAAAAATGGATGCCAGCACCATGAAGCTCCACGACTCACCCATGCTGTCCTTTAACCGCCCAGCACCAGTTCATACCAGCATGGGTCCCATGACCAACTCCCTTCCCTTGGACCCCTGGCTGTCCTCTCCCCTGTCCAGCACTACCCCTGTCCACAGTATCCCAGGCTTCATGGGTCCAGCTCAAGGCCTCCAGCCCAGCTACCCCAGCCACAGCTTCCTCAACTCCACTCCTCACCCTCATCCTCACTCTCATCCTCATCCGTCCATGGGCCAGGGGATGCAGAGTATGGCTCCTCCTCCCTACCAGTGTCCGGCACCGTACTCTGATAAATACCCTCTGGAGGACGTGGACCAGCGCAGCTCTAGTATTGCTGCACTGAGAATGAAAGCCAAGGAACACATCCAGTCTATGGACAAGACCTGGCAACCCATGTGA